The following are encoded together in the Pedobacter steynii genome:
- a CDS encoding sensor histidine kinase, with amino-acid sequence MAEKRKWYQSRYIQEAGFFIAMFILTMLHEWIQIDTLAGFIKGLAFFLVLYLQAKVHRYFVFPLYLQKRFSSYAVVTILSTLAGATLLYTLNYYLIEPDFYHRGSIWFWILYHFVICLISTITIMSLFLIRQFAIELKQRSQDQLMMSEMNIKFLHAQLNPHFFFNMFNNLYGVSLTAPERTPQLILKLSNLMRYQLENGNKPLVSIAEEIQFIADYIVMEKERIGKRCEISFSFPSDQAALSRFRIAPLILITLIENAFKHSLTITRKWSVKINIEISTESLVVCVTNSLPDESLTDSSTGIGLGNIRQRLELLYKDGYQFVTTENEMEYKTILSIQLNRL; translated from the coding sequence ATGGCAGAGAAACGAAAATGGTACCAAAGCAGGTATATACAGGAAGCCGGGTTCTTTATTGCGATGTTCATTCTTACGATGTTGCATGAATGGATTCAGATCGATACCCTTGCCGGCTTCATTAAAGGACTGGCGTTTTTTCTGGTGCTTTATTTGCAAGCTAAGGTACATCGCTACTTTGTATTTCCGCTGTACCTTCAAAAGCGTTTCAGCTCCTATGCAGTAGTCACCATTCTTTCCACCCTGGCAGGAGCGACACTATTATACACGTTGAATTATTACCTGATCGAGCCGGATTTTTATCACCGCGGAAGCATTTGGTTCTGGATCCTATACCATTTTGTCATTTGCCTGATCAGTACCATCACCATCATGTCCCTTTTTCTGATCCGTCAGTTTGCTATTGAGCTCAAGCAACGTAGTCAGGACCAGCTGATGATGAGCGAGATGAACATTAAGTTTTTGCATGCGCAGCTAAACCCGCACTTTTTCTTCAATATGTTCAATAATCTGTATGGCGTCAGTCTGACGGCCCCTGAAAGAACCCCACAACTAATTTTAAAGCTATCCAACCTCATGCGTTATCAATTGGAAAACGGAAATAAGCCCCTTGTAAGCATTGCTGAAGAAATTCAGTTTATAGCCGATTACATTGTGATGGAAAAAGAGCGCATCGGAAAGCGCTGTGAAATCTCATTTTCGTTTCCCAGCGACCAGGCAGCACTCAGCAGGTTCAGGATTGCGCCGTTGATTTTGATCACTTTGATAGAAAACGCATTTAAACATAGCCTGACGATTACCAGAAAGTGGTCTGTAAAAATCAACATTGAAATATCCACTGAATCGCTGGTCGTATGCGTTACAAACTCCCTACCGGATGAGTCCCTTACAGATAGCTCCACCGGAATCGGACTGGGAAACATCCGTCAACGTCTTGAATTGCTGTACAAGGACGGCTATCAGTTTGTAACCACCGAAAATGAAATGGAATATAAAACAATTTTATCCATCCAGTTAAATCGCCTCTGA
- a CDS encoding TonB-dependent receptor domain-containing protein, whose protein sequence is MLTYFLRICFAVFFMLAIHQPFAVAQVPAQPATGKKTSIISGLVVDSATHKPLDFVTLILTSDKGAVIKTAASAQNGTFTFEVANGGNYILNASYMGYRNYTSSAITLKGGGTIDLGRIALHQQPGMLSEVTVAGKKALIQNKGDKIIYNASSDVSNKSGSASDVFRKAPMVTVDADGGIKMRGSSNIKVLLNGLPSTILAKNLKEALKTIPASSIESIEVITTPSAKYEAEGAAGVINIVTKKKMQGTSGNVDISGGNLEQSAAAGLNVAAGKFNFNLSLNSNRERNRSLSELSRQTIFEGQQIGNLFQRNESVTRSKGAYGNFSTEFRPDSTQKIGATVSLWHGSWPVESKLYNLYNSPQGTSEYNQNSNQDGKFTTFDLSLNYQKKFRQVGQELSLIGQYSPSNDQSDYLTQQYLPTGQRSFRETSPNRGSGNDKSLQADYVHPLGNAGKNIVETGVRYSRTQSKSAYSVFNNRNNPSSVDLTEDPSRSDTMNYFQNIFAGYFSVKFETKNHWAFRSGLRYESTNLGGSFQGPIPSFKAKFGNFVPSMLITKKLGEFHELKLNYTERIRRPWIWDLNPYVNASDPRNLTYGNPNLRPEITRMLEAGYGYTSASGFSLNSSVYFNSNRNAIESLSTLDSLGISRTTSRNIAANRRLGTNVFTSLQLNPNWSLSAGAEFYHVWFESKALNVKNDANFYSFNFNTAYVFSSGYTIQASGDYSNGYVTLQGRSSANYTYRFSARKELLNKKASVTLGINNPFQNRFLQKSFTSASTFNSTSNSWHYNRSFSLALSYRFGSMQAAPDYSKGNHEQGAQPVRRGRGN, encoded by the coding sequence ATGTTAACCTATTTTTTACGCATTTGCTTTGCTGTGTTTTTTATGCTGGCCATCCATCAGCCTTTTGCTGTTGCCCAGGTTCCTGCTCAACCTGCTACAGGTAAAAAGACTTCAATCATCAGTGGATTAGTGGTCGATTCGGCAACTCACAAACCGCTGGATTTTGTCACGCTCATTCTAACGTCTGATAAGGGGGCAGTAATTAAAACAGCTGCCAGTGCCCAAAATGGGACGTTTACTTTTGAAGTTGCAAATGGCGGCAATTACATCCTGAATGCCTCTTATATGGGCTACAGGAATTATACTTCTTCGGCAATTACTTTAAAGGGAGGGGGTACCATTGATCTCGGACGTATCGCACTGCATCAGCAGCCTGGGATGCTGTCAGAGGTAACCGTTGCCGGTAAGAAGGCTTTAATCCAGAATAAGGGAGACAAGATCATTTACAACGCTTCTTCAGACGTCAGCAATAAATCGGGATCTGCCTCAGATGTTTTTAGGAAGGCGCCTATGGTAACGGTTGATGCCGATGGCGGAATTAAAATGAGGGGCAGCTCCAATATTAAAGTATTGTTGAATGGACTTCCGTCTACTATCCTTGCGAAAAATTTAAAGGAAGCGTTAAAGACAATTCCGGCATCCTCCATTGAATCCATTGAGGTGATCACTACGCCTTCGGCTAAATATGAAGCGGAAGGCGCCGCAGGCGTGATCAATATTGTTACGAAAAAGAAGATGCAGGGAACCAGCGGGAACGTTGATATCAGTGGTGGTAATCTTGAACAGAGCGCTGCTGCGGGGTTAAATGTAGCTGCCGGGAAATTCAATTTCAATCTTTCCCTGAATTCAAACAGGGAAAGAAACCGGAGCCTCTCAGAATTGAGCAGGCAGACGATATTTGAGGGGCAGCAAATCGGTAATCTCTTTCAGCGCAATGAGTCCGTCACGCGCAGCAAAGGTGCTTACGGAAACTTTAGCACGGAGTTTCGACCTGATTCGACTCAGAAAATTGGCGCTACTGTTTCGTTATGGCATGGCAGCTGGCCGGTAGAAAGCAAGCTCTATAATCTTTACAATAGCCCTCAGGGTACCAGCGAATACAACCAAAATAGCAATCAGGATGGTAAATTTACCACTTTTGATCTTTCTCTTAATTATCAGAAAAAGTTCAGACAAGTAGGGCAGGAGCTGTCATTGATCGGTCAATACAGCCCTTCCAATGATCAGTCTGATTATCTGACCCAGCAATACCTGCCTACAGGTCAGCGCTCTTTTAGGGAGACCAGCCCCAACAGAGGTAGTGGCAACGACAAGAGTTTGCAGGCGGATTATGTACATCCCCTGGGAAACGCCGGTAAAAATATTGTTGAGACCGGTGTACGATATAGCCGTACCCAGTCAAAAAGCGCATACTCAGTTTTCAATAACCGCAACAATCCATCCTCGGTCGATCTGACCGAAGATCCCAGCCGCTCGGATACCATGAATTACTTTCAAAATATCTTTGCCGGATATTTCAGTGTTAAGTTTGAAACCAAAAATCATTGGGCTTTCCGGTCCGGACTACGGTATGAAAGTACCAATCTGGGTGGGAGTTTCCAGGGGCCTATTCCTTCGTTTAAGGCGAAGTTCGGCAATTTTGTTCCCAGCATGCTCATCACCAAAAAGCTTGGTGAGTTCCATGAGCTGAAACTGAATTATACCGAACGTATCCGCCGCCCCTGGATCTGGGACCTGAACCCCTATGTCAATGCAAGCGATCCTAGAAACCTGACTTATGGCAATCCAAATCTAAGGCCGGAAATTACAAGGATGCTGGAAGCCGGATATGGCTATACTTCGGCCTCGGGATTCAGTCTGAACAGCAGTGTCTATTTCAATTCAAACCGCAATGCCATTGAATCCCTCAGTACACTGGACAGCCTTGGAATATCCAGGACGACTTCCCGGAATATTGCTGCAAACAGGCGTTTAGGGACCAACGTCTTTACCAGTTTACAGCTCAATCCCAATTGGTCTTTAAGCGCTGGCGCGGAATTTTATCATGTGTGGTTTGAAAGCAAGGCGTTGAATGTAAAAAATGACGCCAACTTCTACTCGTTTAACTTTAATACTGCCTATGTGTTTTCATCGGGTTATACCATTCAGGCTTCCGGCGATTACAGCAATGGATATGTTACCCTGCAGGGCAGGAGCTCGGCGAATTATACTTACCGTTTCTCTGCGCGCAAAGAGCTGCTGAATAAGAAAGCAAGTGTTACGCTCGGTATTAATAATCCATTTCAAAACAGGTTCCTTCAAAAAAGTTTTACATCGGCTTCGACCTTCAATAGTACCAGCAACAGCTGGCATTATAACCGGTCATTCTCGCTGGCTTTGAGCTACAGGTTTGGAAGTATGCAGGCTGCTCCGGATTATTCGAAAGGCAATCATGAACAGGGGGCGCAGCCGGTCAGAAGAGGCCGCGGGAATTGA
- a CDS encoding RNA polymerase sigma factor yields MKSDKHKSSDLELLLSLKKGNKTAYAEIYERYWSLLLQHAIGMLQDEDIAQDVVQDIFQMLWEKHPVLNIHTSLSSFLYTAVRYRILDQFKRSKIEDRFLSTLLTEMECAVTSTDDAIAEKEFARKMEYGLSKLPPKMRRVFELSRIHEYSYREISEEMNLSDNTVKRQISNALKIMRESVKKGYLFFCY; encoded by the coding sequence TTGAAAAGTGATAAGCATAAATCTTCAGATCTGGAACTGCTCCTTTCTTTAAAGAAAGGTAACAAAACTGCATATGCTGAAATTTATGAGCGATACTGGTCGCTTCTTTTACAACACGCTATTGGGATGCTGCAGGATGAAGATATTGCTCAGGACGTTGTTCAGGACATTTTTCAGATGTTGTGGGAAAAACATCCGGTTCTAAACATTCACACCTCACTTTCCTCATTTCTGTATACTGCTGTCAGGTACCGGATTCTAGACCAGTTCAAGCGCAGTAAGATAGAAGACAGGTTTCTCTCCACATTACTAACAGAGATGGAATGTGCGGTTACGAGTACAGACGATGCGATTGCGGAAAAAGAATTTGCCAGAAAAATGGAATATGGGTTAAGTAAACTTCCGCCAAAAATGCGAAGGGTCTTTGAATTGAGCAGAATTCATGAATATTCTTACCGGGAAATTTCCGAAGAAATGAATCTTTCGGACAATACCGTGAAAAGACAAATCAGTAATGCTTTAAAAATCATGCGTGAAAGTGTAAAAAAGGGCTATTTGTTCTTTTGTTATTAA
- a CDS encoding FecR family protein: MNKKEASQLFEKYLAGNCTPDELIWIKRAYNKDIPDDIKQISEQKFNEMKADIWNKLDLADPAPFRNYRLWPRIAVAVVLLMTIGAGWYFSTFKKETADQQAVSLYANDVSAGKNIAVLTLANGKKISLSDAKSGIVIKASEMTYNDGAVIGSINAKGSEISAISTPRGGQYHIELPDGTKVTLNAASTLKFPSTFLGLMSRTVELVGEGYFQVAKDKKHPFIVKSAHQEVKVLGTQFNVNCYPDEAGIKTTLVEGSVQITDLSGKAGIKKLMPGQQAEWINGTIGVSEVDTESSLAWKNGDFIFNEDIQTIMRQISRWYDVDVVYQGNISEKEYVGTFSRSKNITEILKALELTKRVHFKVEGRRVTVMP, from the coding sequence ATGAATAAAAAGGAAGCCAGCCAACTATTCGAAAAGTACCTTGCCGGCAATTGTACGCCGGACGAGTTAATATGGATTAAAAGGGCCTACAACAAAGATATTCCGGATGATATCAAGCAGATTTCCGAACAAAAGTTCAATGAAATGAAGGCTGATATATGGAACAAACTGGATCTGGCAGATCCGGCCCCTTTTAGAAATTATCGTTTATGGCCAAGGATCGCTGTAGCAGTTGTTTTATTAATGACCATAGGGGCAGGTTGGTACTTCTCTACGTTTAAAAAAGAAACAGCTGATCAGCAAGCTGTATCGCTGTACGCCAATGATGTCTCCGCTGGAAAAAATATAGCTGTGCTGACATTAGCCAACGGCAAAAAAATCAGCTTAAGTGATGCCAAATCAGGCATTGTGATCAAAGCTTCGGAAATGACTTATAACGATGGTGCCGTCATAGGAAGCATCAACGCAAAAGGTTCTGAAATCTCTGCCATAAGTACCCCCCGTGGCGGACAGTATCATATCGAATTACCGGATGGCACAAAAGTAACCTTAAACGCCGCCAGCACACTTAAATTCCCTTCAACGTTTTTAGGATTAATGAGCAGAACTGTTGAGCTGGTTGGCGAAGGCTATTTTCAGGTAGCGAAAGATAAAAAGCATCCGTTCATAGTTAAAAGTGCTCATCAGGAAGTGAAGGTGCTCGGGACCCAGTTTAATGTCAATTGCTATCCTGATGAGGCCGGTATAAAAACTACATTGGTAGAGGGCAGCGTGCAAATCACTGATCTTTCAGGTAAAGCGGGTATTAAAAAGCTGATGCCGGGACAGCAGGCTGAATGGATAAATGGTACGATAGGAGTAAGTGAAGTGGATACCGAATCGTCGCTTGCCTGGAAAAACGGGGATTTCATTTTCAATGAGGATATCCAAACAATTATGCGACAGATTTCACGCTGGTATGATGTAGATGTGGTGTATCAGGGCAATATTTCTGAAAAAGAGTATGTAGGGACATTTTCCAGATCAAAAAATATCACTGAAATTCTAAAAGCGCTTGAGCTGACCAAACGTGTGCACTTTAAAGTTGAAGGAAGGAGGGTTACCGTTATGCCTTAG